The following coding sequences lie in one Mycobacterium gordonae genomic window:
- a CDS encoding 5'-3' exonuclease, whose amino-acid sequence MPAPLLLLDGASMWFRSYFGVPSSIKAPDGRPVNAVRGFIDSMAVVITQHKPTRLAVCLDLDWRPQFRVDLIPSYKAHRVAEEEPNGEPDVEEVPDDLTPQVEMIMELLDAFGIPTAGAPGFEADDVLGTLAAQERNDPVVVVSGDRDLLQVVADEPVPVRVLYLGRGLSKATLFGPAQVAEQYGVPVDRAGAAYAELALMRGDPSDGLPGVPGVGEKTAATLLATHGSLEQIVAAAEDPKSKMAKGIRTKLKSAADYIEAAGTVVRVATDAPVTLSRPTDKLPLHAANPTRTADLATRYGVGSSISRLQKALDVL is encoded by the coding sequence ATGCCCGCACCCCTGTTGCTGTTGGACGGCGCCAGCATGTGGTTTCGCTCGTACTTCGGGGTTCCGTCCTCGATCAAGGCCCCCGACGGTAGGCCGGTGAACGCCGTCCGCGGGTTCATCGACTCGATGGCCGTGGTGATCACGCAGCACAAGCCGACCAGGCTGGCAGTGTGTCTCGACCTCGACTGGCGCCCCCAGTTCCGGGTCGATCTCATCCCGTCGTACAAGGCGCACCGGGTGGCCGAGGAAGAACCCAACGGTGAGCCCGATGTAGAGGAGGTGCCCGACGACCTCACTCCGCAGGTCGAGATGATCATGGAGTTGCTGGACGCCTTCGGGATCCCGACGGCCGGTGCACCCGGTTTCGAGGCGGACGACGTGCTGGGAACCCTGGCCGCTCAGGAACGCAACGACCCGGTGGTCGTGGTCAGCGGCGATCGGGACCTACTGCAGGTGGTCGCCGACGAACCGGTGCCGGTGAGGGTCCTCTACCTGGGCAGGGGCCTGTCCAAGGCCACATTGTTCGGACCGGCCCAAGTTGCCGAGCAGTACGGGGTGCCCGTCGACAGGGCCGGCGCTGCCTATGCCGAACTCGCGCTGATGCGCGGCGACCCGTCCGACGGTCTGCCGGGCGTGCCCGGCGTCGGCGAAAAGACCGCAGCCACCCTGCTCGCCACGCACGGCTCGCTCGAGCAGATCGTGGCGGCCGCCGAGGATCCGAAGTCGAAGATGGCCAAGGGAATACGGACCAAATTGAAGTCCGCTGCGGACTACATCGAGGCCGCCGGAACTGTGGTGCGAGTGGCCACCGACGCGCCCGTCACCCTTTCCAGACCGACCGACAAGCTCCCGTTGCACGCGGCCAACCCCACGCGTACGGCCGACCTGGCCACCCGGTACGGCGTCGGGTCCTCGATCTCGAGGCTGCAGAAAGCGCTCGACGTCCTGTGA
- a CDS encoding M24 family metallopeptidase yields the protein MDADRFEATVYARRLSAAASLAARAGLAGLVITPGYDLRYLLGSRAETFERLTALVVPAVGDPTVVLPRLELASLKDSAALELGLRVRDWVDGEDPYALVGAASGGSGVTVAVTDSMPALHLLPLAAELGVMPVLATDVLRQLRMVKESAEIEALRAAGAAIDRVHARVPGFLVPGRTEADVAADISEAIVAEGHSSVAFVIVGSGPHGADPHHGYSDRALAQGDIVVVDIGGSYAPGYHSDSTRTYSIGEPSPLIAQQYSILQAAQRAAFDAVRPGVSASEVDAAARDVLAAAGLVDYFVHRTGHGIGLSVHEEPYIVAGNDLPLAAGMAFSIEPGIYFPGRWGARIEDIVVVTADGALSVNNQPHDLVVVPVS from the coding sequence ATGGACGCTGACCGATTCGAGGCCACGGTGTATGCCCGACGGCTAAGTGCTGCCGCTTCGCTGGCTGCCCGGGCCGGCCTGGCTGGTTTGGTGATTACACCGGGCTACGATCTGCGGTACCTGCTCGGGTCACGCGCGGAGACTTTTGAGCGGTTGACGGCCCTGGTGGTGCCTGCTGTCGGTGACCCGACGGTGGTGCTGCCACGGCTGGAGTTGGCGTCTTTGAAGGACTCGGCGGCCCTTGAACTGGGTCTGCGCGTGCGGGACTGGGTCGACGGGGAAGATCCTTATGCGTTGGTGGGGGCCGCGTCGGGTGGCTCTGGTGTCACGGTGGCCGTCACCGACTCCATGCCGGCGCTGCACTTGTTGCCGCTGGCTGCCGAGCTGGGCGTGATGCCGGTGCTGGCGACCGATGTGCTGCGTCAGCTGCGGATGGTCAAGGAGTCGGCTGAGATCGAGGCATTGCGCGCAGCTGGGGCTGCAATTGACCGGGTACACGCACGGGTGCCCGGGTTCCTGGTGCCAGGCAGGACTGAGGCCGACGTCGCCGCCGATATCTCCGAAGCGATTGTCGCAGAGGGGCATTCTTCGGTCGCGTTTGTCATCGTCGGATCCGGTCCGCATGGCGCAGACCCGCACCATGGCTACTCGGACCGAGCGTTGGCGCAGGGCGACATCGTCGTCGTCGACATCGGCGGTTCGTATGCTCCCGGATATCACTCGGATTCGACCCGCACATACAGCATCGGTGAGCCGAGTCCTCTTATTGCGCAGCAGTATTCGATTCTGCAGGCAGCGCAACGCGCGGCGTTCGATGCGGTCCGTCCCGGTGTGTCGGCATCTGAGGTGGATGCCGCGGCGCGCGATGTACTGGCCGCAGCGGGCCTTGTGGATTATTTCGTACACCGTACCGGGCATGGGATCGGGCTGTCCGTGCATGAAGAGCCCTATATCGTGGCAGGCAACGATCTGCCGCTGGCCGCAGGTATGGCGTTTTCGATCGAGCCCGGCATCTACTTCCCGGGCCGCTGGGGTGCTCGAATCGAGGACATCGTGGTGGTGACCGCCGACGGTGCATTGTCGGTCAACAATCAGCCGCACGATCTTGTCGTAGTGCCGGTGTCCTGA
- a CDS encoding DUF5631 domain-containing protein, producing MNFADLLHNAQLSSLADQRGITIDDLHQSFQSGERQALQLSQKNNVKRRAYDTAYENILNLRNDLTALADEGNRAIEEVAHSEVPEQLKVAQISSLIQHYRALASLAAAKYGSNIIDAMQEILTAEGLGQSAREFARGKGVDIPELFRRRYSSEKLESEVSTRLREPSDIAGIPDNQSTKPNSPAPTQAVESKNRGTVQANLNSGSNSVHMEAYSRNPNVGSEIPINSSTRPRIGSAARQSLAQLPLLGSQGGGASTPVSVPDHPRIPSAAATSVEAPAPLAPSRAAPIPSISGAPTPPISPTELAQSFNKGMESGAPLSAAAHAVPSTPITSTEPPISHAAQTIPTPTVNSQVHVPVTDAPPPTHHAPPPEAPPPTPIVAAPQPISPPQPPQPVGPLPTYGSDLRPPLSTAVTPPAPANTPLPPPATPTSAPVTPSAGQSAANQPAVVRQTTSSTPPSPPSTPGTQAVAATATGAALGTASADNTARKRLQRLVTAVARQQPRLAWAAGDHTDNTTLLVTDLAGGWIPPGIELPSAVSLLPPARRCADLEALLGAATVTASYTPLHHLSDDGDPIPTSTRPRSAPDVKDLGWELSQATQWRDGLPRLAHTLAKAASAGTGVLDSEIDLLTEHLGETSKRVLDSYPDNVDTHDVGNWQLLAAIDALVAGDKAAANYHLAWFLAAKTGDH from the coding sequence GTGAATTTTGCAGACTTACTCCACAATGCACAATTATCTTCGCTCGCTGACCAACGTGGAATAACAATCGATGATCTCCACCAGTCATTTCAGAGCGGAGAAAGACAAGCCCTCCAATTATCTCAAAAAAATAACGTCAAAAGACGTGCTTACGATACTGCTTACGAAAACATTCTTAATCTTCGAAATGATCTGACCGCTTTGGCCGATGAAGGAAACCGCGCCATAGAAGAGGTTGCCCATTCTGAAGTGCCGGAGCAACTAAAGGTGGCGCAAATCTCCTCACTAATTCAACATTATAGAGCGCTGGCAAGCCTCGCTGCGGCCAAATACGGCAGCAATATTATCGACGCAATGCAAGAGATATTGACCGCCGAAGGCTTAGGTCAGTCAGCTCGCGAATTCGCCCGTGGCAAGGGGGTCGATATTCCCGAACTTTTCAGGCGAAGATACAGCTCAGAGAAATTAGAAAGCGAGGTAAGTACGAGGCTGCGGGAACCTTCAGATATTGCCGGCATCCCAGACAATCAGTCGACTAAACCCAACTCGCCGGCTCCAACACAAGCAGTCGAAAGCAAGAACAGGGGCACCGTCCAGGCCAACCTCAACTCAGGGTCGAACTCTGTTCACATGGAAGCCTATTCGCGTAATCCCAACGTGGGTTCAGAAATTCCCATCAATAGCTCGACGCGACCGCGAATAGGTTCCGCGGCACGGCAATCGCTCGCACAGTTACCTCTGCTAGGTTCTCAAGGCGGTGGGGCTAGTACGCCAGTATCTGTTCCTGATCACCCTAGGATTCCCTCCGCAGCAGCGACCTCTGTGGAAGCGCCTGCACCGCTCGCCCCTTCCAGGGCGGCGCCAATACCCTCAATTTCAGGCGCCCCCACCCCACCCATCTCCCCCACCGAACTCGCTCAAAGCTTCAACAAAGGCATGGAATCTGGCGCGCCATTATCCGCAGCCGCGCATGCCGTGCCATCGACTCCGATAACGTCGACCGAGCCGCCGATTTCCCATGCCGCGCAGACGATCCCAACCCCAACCGTCAATTCGCAGGTGCACGTGCCGGTGACTGATGCTCCGCCGCCAACCCACCATGCACCTCCTCCAGAAGCGCCACCGCCGACCCCGATAGTTGCAGCACCGCAACCTATTTCGCCGCCCCAACCGCCGCAGCCCGTGGGCCCGCTGCCGACTTACGGCTCCGACCTACGCCCACCGCTCTCGACAGCGGTCACCCCGCCGGCGCCAGCGAACACACCGCTACCGCCGCCGGCCACACCCACTTCCGCGCCGGTGACGCCGTCCGCCGGCCAGTCCGCCGCGAATCAGCCCGCAGTCGTACGTCAGACGACCTCGTCCACTCCCCCGTCCCCACCATCGACGCCTGGAACCCAAGCCGTCGCAGCCACTGCGACCGGCGCCGCATTAGGAACAGCTTCGGCCGACAACACCGCGCGAAAACGCTTGCAGCGCCTGGTTACCGCCGTCGCACGCCAGCAGCCTCGCCTGGCCTGGGCGGCCGGAGACCACACAGATAACACCACTCTTCTCGTCACCGATCTGGCAGGCGGCTGGATCCCGCCCGGAATCGAACTGCCGTCAGCGGTGAGCCTGCTTCCGCCGGCACGCCGCTGCGCCGACTTGGAAGCCCTACTCGGCGCCGCCACCGTTACCGCCAGCTACACCCCGCTTCACCATCTGTCCGACGACGGTGATCCGATCCCGACATCGACGCGACCCCGATCAGCCCCCGACGTCAAAGATCTCGGCTGGGAGCTCAGCCAGGCCACTCAATGGCGCGACGGCCTACCTCGGCTGGCCCACACCCTCGCGAAAGCCGCCTCAGCCGGCACCGGCGTTCTGGACTCCGAGATCGACCTGCTGACCGAACACCTCGGGGAAACCAGCAAGAGGGTGCTGGACAGCTATCCCGACAACGTCGACACCCATGACGTGGGCAACTGGCAACTGCTCGCCGCTATCGATGCTTTGGTCGCTGGCGACAAGGCGGCCGCCAATTATCACCTCGCTTGGTTTCTCGCCGCCAAAACTGGCGACCACTGA